From a single Brassica rapa cultivar Chiifu-401-42 chromosome A01, CAAS_Brap_v3.01, whole genome shotgun sequence genomic region:
- the LOC103828256 gene encoding peroxidase 57, translated as MKIANFSILLLAFFIFPITFAQLRVGFYDNSCPNAETIVQNLVSDEFESDPTITAALLRMHFHDCFVGGCDGSILLNSTDSERFVGPNLSVRGFELIDEIKAELEAQCPSNVSCADIMALATRDSVALAGGPSYNIPTGRRDGLRTNANGVFNLIGPTASVAAFLSFFGDKDMNTLDAVALLGAHTVGVGSCDLFQDRLVNFNGTGLPDPSMDSDLVANLTTICEASENPSTGLDRSTPLTFDNAFFGQIRVRRGVLQLDQRLATDEATSSVVAQYAADNDLFKRQFAIAMVKMGAVDVFTGEDGEIRTNCWAFNNN; from the exons ATGAAGATTGCAAACTTTTCCATTCTACTTttagctttctttatttttcctaTCACGTTTGCTCAACTACGAGTAGGGTTTTATGACAACTCATGCCCTAATGCAGAAACTATAGTTCAAAATCTTGTGAGCGATGAGTTCGAAAGTGACCCCACGATCACGGCCGCTTTGCTTCGCATGCATTTTCACGATTGCTTTGTTGGG GGTTGCGACGGTTCTATCCTCTTAAACTCAACAGATTCAGAAAGATTCGTCGGTCCAAACTTGAGCGTGAGAGGGTTTGAGCTGATCGACGAGATCAAGGCCGAGCTTGAGGCTCAGTGTCCCTCCAACGTCTCATGTGCCGACATAATGGCTCTTGCCACCCGTGACTCTGTGGCCTTAGCTGGAGGTCCGAGCTACAACATTCCCACTGGGCGACGTGATGGGTTGAGAACAAATGCGAACGGCGTGTTCAACCTTATCGGACCAACCGCCTCCGTGGCTGCGTTTCTCAGCTTCTTTGGGGACAAAGATATGAACACGTTGGATGCGGTGGCTCTTTTGGGTGCACACACGGTTGGAGTGGGATCTTGTGATCTATTCCAGGACCGCCTTGTGAATTTTAATGGAACCGGACTGCCTGATCCGTCCATGGACTCCGATTTGGTTGCAAA TTTAACCACCATATGTGAGGCCTCAGAGAACCCATCAACAGGACTTGACCGGTCAACGCCATTGACTTTCGATAATGCATTCTTCGGACAAATCCGAGTAAGGAGAGGAGTTTTGCAACTTGACCAGCGCCTCGCAACCGATGAAGCCACTTCTAGTGTGGTGGCTCAATACGCAGCAGACAACGACTTATTCAAACGCCAGTTTGCGATCGCGATGGTGAAAATGGGAGCCGTTGATGTCTTTACAGGCGAAGACGGTGAGATCAGAACGAATTGTTGGGCGTTCAATAACAACTAA